A genomic segment from Candidatus Brocadia sinica JPN1 encodes:
- a CDS encoding DegQ family serine endoprotease, translating to MIDKGEKLFLRLLFVFSFCAGIGMSLPRETTLYAANKQTNESDKDALATAQHFEHVFEQLVEQVKPAVVSITSVKVFKHTQQKKKMPEDRFHRPSPGPSPDEESDPFRDFRDFFGDEFFDRFFRPRYPEGEYKIQGLGSGVIVDSEKGYIITNNHVVEDADELKITLGDKREFDGKVVGTDPQTDIAIVKIDGKNLPSAKLGDSDTIRVGQWAIAIGSPFGLTQTVSVGIISATGRANVGVAAYEDMIQTDAAINPGNSGGPLVNIKGEIIGINTAIFTRSGGYQGIGFAIPINMVKIIMKDLVEKGKVTRGWLGVVIQDIDPALAKSFNVTVTEGVLVSDIQENSPAKEAGFERGDIVIEYEGKPIRDVNHLRNTVAQTEVGKKVKVKVLRDGKEKELTVKLGEQPSELFAAAPGAVPTGKDLGMTVQNLTKELAKNLGIEEDSGVIVSEVQPGSPAAMSDIREGDLIKEVNRKKVANVTEFKKALSEGDKEKGVLLLVKRGEFSRYVIIRTKEK from the coding sequence ATGATTGACAAAGGAGAAAAATTATTTCTTCGTCTTCTTTTCGTTTTTAGCTTTTGTGCCGGAATCGGCATGAGTTTGCCCCGCGAAACAACGCTCTATGCAGCGAATAAACAGACAAATGAATCCGATAAAGACGCATTAGCTACGGCCCAGCATTTCGAGCACGTGTTTGAACAGTTAGTTGAGCAAGTTAAACCTGCCGTTGTATCTATTACGTCGGTAAAGGTTTTTAAGCATACCCAGCAAAAAAAGAAGATGCCGGAAGACCGATTTCATCGTCCATCACCAGGCCCCAGTCCTGATGAAGAATCTGACCCATTCCGGGACTTCAGAGATTTCTTTGGAGACGAATTTTTTGACCGGTTTTTTAGACCCCGGTACCCCGAAGGTGAATATAAAATACAAGGGCTTGGTTCAGGTGTAATTGTAGACAGTGAAAAAGGTTATATTATAACGAATAATCACGTGGTGGAAGATGCGGATGAACTCAAGATTACCCTGGGAGACAAACGGGAATTTGATGGAAAAGTCGTTGGCACAGATCCTCAGACGGATATTGCAATAGTAAAAATAGACGGAAAAAATTTACCTTCCGCAAAATTGGGAGACTCTGATACTATTCGGGTTGGACAATGGGCAATTGCCATAGGGAGTCCCTTTGGTTTAACACAAACAGTTTCTGTTGGTATTATTAGCGCCACGGGAAGGGCCAATGTAGGCGTTGCAGCATATGAGGATATGATTCAAACCGATGCAGCCATTAACCCCGGCAACAGTGGCGGCCCCCTCGTTAACATCAAAGGGGAAATTATAGGCATCAATACCGCAATATTTACCCGGAGCGGCGGTTATCAGGGCATCGGATTCGCCATCCCCATAAACATGGTAAAAATTATCATGAAAGACCTTGTTGAAAAAGGCAAGGTCACGCGTGGCTGGCTCGGGGTTGTTATTCAGGATATCGATCCGGCTTTAGCAAAGTCATTTAACGTCACGGTTACAGAAGGCGTCCTGGTAAGCGACATTCAGGAAAATTCCCCGGCAAAAGAAGCAGGCTTTGAACGTGGTGATATTGTGATTGAATATGAAGGAAAACCCATCAGAGATGTGAATCATCTTCGTAATACCGTTGCACAAACGGAAGTTGGCAAAAAAGTAAAGGTCAAAGTCCTGAGAGACGGTAAAGAAAAAGAATTAACCGTTAAGCTCGGCGAACAGCCATCGGAACTTTTCGCAGCCGCACCTGGCGCGGTGCCCACCGGGAAAGACCTCGGAATGACCGTGCAAAATCTCACAAAAGAACTCGCAAAGAATCTGGGTATCGAGGAAGATAGCGGGGTAATTGTCTCTGAAGTCCAGCCTGGAAGCCCTGCTGCCATGTCAGATATACGGGAAGGCGATCTCATTAAAGAGGTAAACAGAAAGAAGGTCGCTAATGTGACAGAATTCAAAAAGGCATTGAGCGAGGGAGATAAGGAAAAGGGTGTCCTTCTCCTTGTAAAACGGGGTGAGTTTTCCCGATATGTTATTATCAGGACAAAAGAAAAATAG
- the nifS gene encoding cysteine desulfurase NifS, protein MRIVYADNNATTKVAPEVVEVMLPYFTEYYGNPSSMHTFGGQVAKKIDNARQQVSDILGADPAEVLFTSCGTESNNAAIWGILRANPQKRHIVTSRVEHPAVYNLCKYLAQSGYHVTELGVDSKGMLDLNELADAVREDTAIVSIMYANNETGVIFPIEEIGHIVKEKGSIFHTDAVQAVGKIPLNLEKSTIDLLTLSGHKLHAPKGVGALFIRKGITFSPFIVGGHQERNRRGGTENVPSIIGLGKACELAKKYMGEEQTGVKQLRDKLEDEILKNAPDARVNGHKTHRLPNTTNLSFEFVEGEAILLLLNEKGICASSGSACTSGSLEPSHVLRAMGVPFTAVHGSVRLSLSRYSTMEDVDFIIEHLPPIIRRLREISPYGRETRVKEQSTRIQAGA, encoded by the coding sequence ATGAGAATTGTATATGCAGATAACAACGCAACAACGAAGGTTGCGCCTGAAGTTGTGGAAGTTATGCTGCCGTATTTTACTGAATATTATGGAAATCCTTCGAGTATGCATACCTTTGGCGGTCAGGTAGCGAAAAAGATTGATAATGCCAGACAACAGGTGTCAGACATTCTTGGCGCTGATCCCGCAGAAGTTCTGTTTACAAGTTGTGGTACGGAAAGCAATAATGCTGCGATTTGGGGTATACTTCGGGCAAATCCTCAGAAGAGGCACATTGTTACCTCTAGGGTGGAGCATCCTGCCGTTTATAATTTGTGTAAATATTTAGCGCAAAGTGGCTATCACGTGACGGAGCTGGGGGTGGATAGCAAAGGGATGCTTGACTTGAATGAATTGGCCGATGCTGTAAGGGAGGATACGGCAATTGTGTCCATTATGTATGCAAACAACGAGACCGGCGTGATTTTCCCCATCGAGGAGATTGGCCATATTGTAAAGGAGAAAGGTTCTATATTCCATACCGATGCTGTGCAAGCTGTCGGTAAGATACCACTCAATCTCGAGAAAAGTACGATAGATTTGTTAACCCTCTCAGGGCATAAATTACATGCGCCCAAAGGAGTGGGCGCCCTCTTTATCCGAAAGGGAATCACGTTCTCGCCTTTTATCGTCGGCGGGCATCAGGAAAGAAATCGCCGTGGTGGCACAGAGAACGTTCCCTCAATTATCGGTCTTGGCAAGGCATGTGAACTGGCAAAAAAATATATGGGTGAAGAACAGACCGGGGTAAAACAATTAAGGGATAAGCTGGAGGATGAAATACTGAAAAATGCCCCGGATGCAAGAGTGAACGGGCATAAAACGCACCGTCTTCCAAATACCACCAATTTGAGCTTTGAATTTGTGGAGGGGGAGGCTATTTTGTTGCTCCTGAATGAAAAAGGAATTTGTGCTTCGTCAGGTTCTGCCTGCACGTCAGGTTCTTTAGAGCCATCGCATGTACTGAGGGCTATGGGCGTTCCCTTTACGGCGGTGCATGGTTCAGTGAGGTTGAGTTTGAGTCGGTATAGTACAATGGAAGACGTTGACTTCATTATCGAACACCTTCCGCCAATTATCAGAAGGTTAAGGGAAATATCCCCTTATGGCCGGGAAACGAGGGTAAAGGAGCAGTCCACCAGGATACAGGCAGGGGCATAG
- the nifU gene encoding Fe-S cluster assembly protein NifU: MWDYSEKVKDHFFHPRNVGEIQNPDAVGEVGSLACGDALKLMLKLDKSGRIVDVKFKTFGCGSAIASASALTEMIKGKTLDEAGKITDSDIAAYLDGLPEQKMHCSVMGREALEAAIANYRGQKIEKPVDEGTIVCKCFGVTDNKIAHEVREHKLTTIEQVTNFCKAGGGCRSCHPQIQAIIDEVWQKEKEKAMIEKVRKPTKKMTNIQKIKLIQETLERDIRPSLQSDGGDIELIDIDGDRVMVSFRGSCVECPSSKVTLKSTVEAKLREFVTDTLIVEEVAS, from the coding sequence GTGTGGGATTATTCTGAAAAAGTGAAAGACCATTTCTTTCATCCAAGGAATGTGGGTGAAATTCAAAATCCAGACGCTGTAGGTGAGGTGGGCAGTTTGGCCTGTGGAGATGCTTTAAAATTGATGCTGAAACTGGATAAATCAGGCCGTATTGTGGATGTGAAATTTAAGACATTTGGGTGTGGAAGCGCCATTGCTTCTGCGAGCGCCTTGACGGAGATGATTAAAGGAAAGACATTGGACGAGGCGGGTAAGATCACTGATAGCGACATCGCAGCGTACCTCGATGGATTGCCGGAGCAGAAGATGCATTGTTCTGTAATGGGCCGAGAGGCGCTGGAAGCAGCTATCGCAAATTACCGGGGGCAAAAAATAGAGAAACCCGTTGATGAGGGAACGATCGTTTGCAAGTGTTTTGGTGTAACGGATAATAAGATCGCTCATGAGGTGAGAGAGCATAAATTGACCACCATTGAGCAGGTGACAAATTTTTGTAAGGCAGGCGGTGGATGCCGCTCGTGTCATCCACAAATTCAGGCCATTATAGACGAGGTATGGCAAAAAGAAAAAGAGAAGGCGATGATAGAAAAGGTCAGGAAACCCACTAAGAAAATGACAAACATCCAAAAGATAAAGTTGATACAGGAGACCCTGGAAAGAGATATTCGGCCATCCCTTCAATCAGACGGGGGTGACATTGAACTGATCGACATCGATGGTGACCGGGTTATGGTTTCATTTCGGGGGAGTTGTGTGGAGTGCCCTAGTTCAAAGGTTACACTGAAATCCACGGTGGAGGCGAAACTGAGGGAGTTTGTGACAGATACGCTTATCGTCGAGGAGGTGGCTTCATGA
- the uvrA gene encoding excinuclease ABC subunit UvrA has translation MNNNVIVIRGAREHNLKGINVNIPRDRITVITGVSGSGKSSLAFDTVYAEGQRRYIESLSSYARQFLDQIQKPDVELIEGLPPTIAIEQRTCPPSPRSTVATVTEIYDYLRLLYARIGTPYCHRCKCIISRQTVDQMIQRITGIPQGTRIMLLAPLIKGKKGEHREIFQSIVQRGFVRARVDNSIIDLKTIPKLARYKTHEIDVIVDRLVIKEDIQTRLYNSLETCLKLGEGVMLVSQECEKGWTDHILSERYACQECGSGYEELTPRMFSFNSPYGACPGCNGLGNTLDFDPDLIVPDKHISIRDGAIDAWRGWGSLTQTHYDNQVKMFSKIFSISLGTPFIKLPKEIMDALLFGTKDFEGVIPNLKRIYEKTASERILKRLSGYMSYRTCTVCNGARLRPDSLSVKINHKSIHEIMDLTIEETLGFFTALKLEGQQAIISKQILKEIQNRLRFMIDVGLHYVTLGRSSDTLSGGEAQRTRLATQVGSGLVGVCYVLDEPTIGLHPRDNERLLRTLKTLRDNGNTVILVEHDEHTIRDADYIIDIGPGAGERGGSIVTHGTLKEITDNPDSLTGQYLSQILKIELPARRRDINLKNSLEIRGARAHNLKSIDVKIPLKTFCCVTGVSGSGKSTLVNDILHRALAKLFYGSYETPGEHTKILGAEYIDKVIEIDQSPIGRTPRSNPATYTKAFDLIRSLFAQTQEAKVRGYTAGRYSFNISGGRCEVCKGQGTKKVEMHFLPDMYVVCEECKGKRYNKVTLEVTYKERSVSDVLDMRIEEAHQFFKNVPKLERILSTLNDVGLGYIKLGQSSTTLSGGESQRIKLAAELSRQATGKTLYILDEPTTGLHFADIQQLLKMLHRLVDLGNTVLVIEHNLDVIKTADYLIDLGPEGGVSGGEVVAAGTPEQVAKVERSYTGLFLKKVLNIVEKKPINIS, from the coding sequence ATGAATAATAATGTCATCGTCATTCGTGGCGCCAGGGAACACAATCTTAAGGGGATCAATGTCAATATTCCACGTGACCGAATCACGGTTATTACGGGTGTCAGTGGTTCAGGAAAATCATCCCTTGCATTTGATACGGTTTATGCAGAAGGGCAGCGCCGCTATATTGAAAGTCTTTCCTCGTACGCACGGCAATTTTTAGATCAGATACAAAAACCGGATGTAGAACTTATTGAGGGTTTGCCTCCCACTATTGCCATTGAACAGCGTACTTGTCCGCCGAGTCCGCGTTCCACCGTGGCAACCGTTACTGAAATCTATGACTATTTACGCTTGTTGTACGCAAGAATTGGCACCCCGTATTGTCACCGGTGTAAATGTATCATTTCCCGCCAAACCGTTGACCAGATGATACAGAGAATCACGGGAATCCCGCAGGGAACCAGAATTATGCTTCTTGCACCGCTTATTAAGGGGAAAAAGGGTGAACACCGGGAGATATTTCAGTCGATAGTACAAAGGGGCTTTGTACGCGCACGTGTTGACAATAGTATTATAGACCTTAAAACCATTCCCAAATTGGCGAGATATAAAACCCACGAAATTGATGTAATTGTGGACCGGCTGGTCATAAAAGAGGATATCCAAACACGCTTGTACAATTCCCTCGAAACCTGTCTCAAATTAGGAGAAGGCGTTATGCTGGTAAGTCAGGAATGCGAAAAGGGCTGGACGGACCATATCCTGAGCGAGCGGTATGCCTGCCAGGAATGCGGGAGTGGCTATGAAGAATTGACGCCGCGCATGTTTTCATTTAACAGTCCTTATGGTGCATGTCCTGGTTGTAATGGCCTGGGAAATACCCTGGATTTTGATCCGGACCTGATTGTTCCTGACAAACACATCAGTATCAGGGACGGGGCTATCGATGCCTGGCGAGGTTGGGGGTCATTAACCCAAACTCACTATGATAACCAGGTCAAGATGTTTTCAAAAATCTTTTCCATCTCTCTGGGCACACCTTTTATAAAATTACCGAAAGAGATCATGGATGCCCTGCTCTTTGGCACAAAGGACTTTGAAGGGGTGATTCCCAACCTCAAACGCATCTATGAAAAAACGGCCAGCGAACGCATCCTGAAACGCCTTTCCGGATACATGAGTTACAGGACCTGTACTGTCTGCAACGGAGCCAGACTGCGACCAGACTCCCTTTCGGTAAAAATCAATCATAAATCAATTCATGAGATCATGGATCTGACCATAGAAGAGACCCTTGGATTTTTTACAGCGTTGAAACTGGAAGGACAACAGGCGATCATTTCCAAACAAATTCTGAAGGAAATTCAAAACAGGCTTCGTTTTATGATAGATGTCGGACTACATTATGTAACTTTGGGACGCAGCAGCGACACCCTCTCAGGCGGCGAAGCTCAGAGAACCCGGCTTGCCACACAAGTCGGATCGGGTCTTGTCGGGGTCTGTTATGTGCTGGACGAACCCACCATAGGGCTTCATCCAAGGGATAATGAACGGCTTCTGAGGACTTTAAAGACACTTCGTGACAACGGAAACACGGTCATCCTCGTGGAGCATGATGAGCATACCATTCGTGATGCTGATTATATCATCGATATTGGCCCCGGGGCTGGTGAACGTGGCGGCAGTATTGTTACCCATGGCACGTTGAAAGAAATTACTGATAACCCTGATTCATTAACCGGGCAGTATCTCAGCCAAATCCTGAAAATCGAACTTCCCGCCAGGAGAAGGGATATTAATCTGAAGAACTCTCTTGAAATACGAGGCGCCCGTGCCCATAACCTGAAATCCATCGACGTAAAAATCCCTTTAAAAACCTTTTGCTGTGTTACCGGTGTCTCCGGCTCCGGGAAAAGCACCCTCGTGAATGATATCCTGCATCGTGCCCTTGCGAAGTTGTTCTATGGCAGCTATGAGACACCCGGGGAACATACGAAAATCCTGGGCGCGGAATATATCGATAAAGTTATAGAAATCGATCAATCACCCATTGGGCGAACCCCGCGTTCGAATCCTGCAACATACACCAAGGCGTTTGATCTGATCCGTTCCCTCTTTGCGCAGACGCAGGAGGCAAAGGTTCGTGGTTACACTGCGGGAAGATACAGTTTCAATATCAGCGGTGGACGGTGTGAGGTATGCAAGGGACAAGGTACCAAAAAAGTAGAAATGCATTTTTTGCCCGATATGTACGTCGTTTGTGAAGAATGCAAGGGGAAAAGGTATAACAAAGTAACACTGGAAGTTACCTATAAGGAGAGAAGCGTCTCGGATGTGCTTGACATGCGCATCGAAGAGGCTCATCAGTTTTTCAAAAACGTTCCAAAACTCGAACGTATTTTAAGCACACTCAACGATGTCGGACTGGGATATATTAAATTAGGGCAGTCCAGCACCACGCTGTCCGGCGGGGAATCACAAAGGATCAAACTTGCCGCAGAACTCTCCAGACAGGCTACAGGAAAAACACTGTATATCCTGGATGAACCTACCACCGGCCTGCATTTTGCTGACATACAGCAGTTGTTAAAGATGTTACACAGATTAGTCGATTTGGGCAATACGGTGCTGGTCATAGAGCACAACCTGGATGTTATCAAGACGGCAGATTACCTGATCGACTTAGGCCCGGAAGGCGGCGTGAGTGGCGGTGAGGTCGTTGCAGCAGGCACCCCTGAACAGGTTGCAAAAGTCGAACGGTCCTACACGGGGTTGTTTTTAAAAAAAGTCCTAAATATCGTGGAGAAAAAACCGATAAACATAAGCTAG
- a CDS encoding leucyl aminopeptidase yields MDINIKIGTVEKEPAEVVVFYLYEDVKTLSESLGRCNKVLDNIVSEIIKEKGFVAKLNKTIILPTYGKIPARRIMLVGLGKKKDATLDKIRQAAGTAACTIRDMGISEGASVMDPIDIPFPISEWYQAYSEGALLALYRYQKYKTIPPEERQELRALTLLLSGKEDLRPVQEAVKHGQIIADAVCFTRDLINTPSQDKAPGVLADTAKKLGGEAGIQCKILSLPELKKLGMGGVLGVAQGSAQPPKFIILEYNAHAKNQDTVVFVGKGITFDSGGICLKQAKDMDIMKSDMAGGAAVMGAMKAISGMKFPQHVVGLIPCAENMPSGSAIKPGDIIRFYSGKTAEVANTDAEGRLILADALAYAEKYKPSAVIDLATLTGSCVVALGTVVTGMLGNNEELKKRVKIAGEKSWERVWELPLWEEYQEQIKSDIADIKNVGGPYAGAITAACFLSKFTEKYPWVHLDIAGTSWCEKNSAYTQKGASGIGVRLLVELIRNWNRFS; encoded by the coding sequence CCCTGAGCGAATCGCTTGGCCGTTGTAATAAGGTATTGGATAATATTGTTTCTGAAATAATAAAAGAAAAGGGATTTGTTGCTAAACTGAATAAGACAATTATCCTGCCTACATATGGAAAGATTCCGGCGAGACGCATCATGCTCGTGGGCCTGGGAAAGAAAAAGGATGCAACACTTGACAAAATAAGACAGGCGGCAGGCACTGCCGCCTGTACGATACGTGATATGGGCATCAGTGAGGGCGCCAGCGTGATGGACCCGATTGATATTCCTTTTCCAATAAGTGAATGGTATCAGGCTTATAGTGAAGGCGCCCTGCTCGCCCTTTACCGGTACCAGAAATATAAAACTATTCCGCCCGAAGAGCGGCAGGAACTCAGGGCGCTTACGCTTCTTTTGTCCGGCAAGGAGGATCTGAGGCCTGTCCAGGAGGCCGTTAAGCACGGGCAAATTATTGCTGATGCCGTCTGTTTTACCCGAGACCTTATCAACACGCCGTCTCAGGATAAGGCCCCTGGAGTTTTGGCTGATACTGCAAAGAAATTGGGTGGGGAAGCTGGTATTCAGTGTAAGATATTATCCCTGCCGGAACTAAAAAAACTCGGGATGGGGGGGGTGCTGGGTGTTGCGCAGGGGAGCGCCCAGCCCCCGAAATTTATCATACTTGAATACAATGCACATGCGAAAAACCAGGATACGGTTGTATTTGTTGGAAAGGGAATTACCTTTGACTCAGGAGGAATTTGTCTGAAACAGGCCAAGGACATGGATATCATGAAGAGTGATATGGCCGGCGGCGCTGCCGTGATGGGAGCCATGAAGGCGATATCCGGAATGAAATTCCCGCAGCATGTTGTTGGTCTCATACCGTGTGCTGAAAATATGCCCAGCGGTTCGGCGATTAAACCCGGCGATATTATTCGGTTTTATTCCGGTAAGACCGCCGAGGTCGCAAATACAGACGCAGAAGGGCGTTTAATTTTGGCGGACGCCCTGGCGTACGCGGAGAAATATAAACCCAGCGCTGTAATTGATCTTGCGACGCTGACAGGGTCTTGTGTGGTAGCCTTAGGGACTGTCGTTACAGGCATGTTGGGAAACAACGAAGAGTTGAAAAAAAGGGTTAAAATTGCCGGTGAAAAATCATGGGAAAGGGTCTGGGAGCTACCACTCTGGGAGGAATATCAGGAACAGATCAAGAGTGATATTGCAGATATAAAGAATGTGGGGGGGCCGTATGCGGGGGCAATAACAGCCGCCTGCTTTTTAAGTAAGTTTACCGAAAAATATCCCTGGGTGCACCTCGATATTGCGGGCACTTCCTGGTGTGAAAAAAACAGCGCATATACCCAGAAAGGGGCGTCAGGCATTGGGGTTCGATTGCTTGTGGAATTAATCCGGAATTGGAATAGGTTTTCATAG